One window from the genome of Nicotiana tomentosiformis chromosome 5, ASM39032v3, whole genome shotgun sequence encodes:
- the LOC138892493 gene encoding uncharacterized protein — MACDKCQKQEPISRRHEMPLNFVFEVEIFDVSGIDFMGPFMISYIMMYILVTVDYVSKWVKAVALPNNEPRSVTSFLKKNIFTWFGTPRVILSDGGSHFYNKAFAGLLEKYGVRTRWKPLIILNQVVKLKYPTEK; from the coding sequence ATGGCTTGTGATAAGTGTCAAAAACAAGAGCCAATTTCTAGAAGGCATGAGATGCCTTTGAATTTTGTATTTGAGGTAGAGATCTTTGATGTGTCGGGGATCGATTTCATGGGTCCCTTTATGATCTCATACATCATGATGTATATCTTGGTAACGGTGGACTATGTCTCAAAATGGGTCAAAGCAGTTGCCTTGCCAAATAATGAGCCAAGGAGTGTAACCTccttcttgaagaagaacatattcacTTGGTTTGGAACCCCAAGGGTCATCCTTAGTGATGGTGGTTCTCACTTTTACAACAAAGCCTTTGCGGGGCTGCTCGAAAAATATGGAGTAAGAACAAGGTGGAAACCCCTTATCATCCTCAATCAAGTGGTCAAGTTGAAGTATCCAACCGAGAAATGA